A stretch of the Nicotiana tabacum cultivar K326 chromosome 6, ASM71507v2, whole genome shotgun sequence genome encodes the following:
- the LOC107819018 gene encoding folate-binding protein 1 isoform X2 — MELKWRFSLMLLLTTSVYLQLPYVSGKDNGVCISPGGRFPRFSNEGKPPKKVKKGPRDLNLCRIFRGKTCCDVTQTHPALLSIRKLASTGEAGPPVLCTSFCNKVYQACSNAYFSMDAKTQVLAPCGVSDFVCGRASQWISNGTELCRVAGFSVKSLSDDPEEVSCYGGKSSVDFIADSWRASQSKVQEKTDSSGFIEDFKQWVEDMTFKERISWAVGGMVLTAGLLFTSQRKSHRQRQKLAALQRTARRLGGNVNPRSPTSQGSEKGS, encoded by the exons ATGGAATTGAAATGGCGTTTCTCGTTGATGCTGCTGCTCACAACCTCCGTTTACCTTCAACTACCGTACGTCTCAG GTAAAGATAATGGAGTTTGCATTTCACCTGGTGGTCGCTTTCCTCGATTTTCAAATGAAGGAAAACCtccaaaaaaagtgaaaaagggcCCAAGAGATTTGAACCTCTGCAGGATATTTCGCGGAAAAACTTGCTGCGATGTAACGCAGACGCATCCTGCTTTGCTATCCATTAGGAAGCTTGCTTCAACTGGAGAG GCGGGACCCCCTGTTTTATGCACCTCTTTCTGTAACAAAGTATACCAAGCTTGCTCCAACGCGTACTTCTCCATGGATGCTAAGACACAG GTTCTAGCACCCTGTGGTGTAAGCGACTTTGTTTGTGGTAGAGCATCCCAATGGATCTCTAATGGGACAGAGCTCTGCCGCGTTGCAGGTTTTTCTGTGAAGTCTTTGTCTGATGATCCAGAAGAAGTTTCTTGCTATGGTGGAAAATCTAGTGTGGATTTTATTGCTGATTCATGGAGGGCTTCACAATCCAAGGTGCAAGAAAAAACGGACAGTTCTGGATTCATTGAAGATTTCAAACAATGGGTGGAGGACATGACATTTAAAGAGAGAATATCTTGGGCAGTAGGAGGCATGGTTCTTACAGCAGGACTTCTATTTACCAG TCAAAGGAAAAGCCATAGGCAACGCCAGAAACTAGCAGCCCTCCAACGCACGGCCAGGAGATTGGGAGGAAATGTGAATCCGAGATCTCCTACAAGTCAAGGGAGCGAAAAGGGTAGTTAA
- the LOC142182338 gene encoding pentatricopeptide repeat-containing protein At1g18485-like, which yields MVIMLPLCAAKEEVGLGKIIHGLTEKLELANELTLTNSLVDMYCKVGYFADAPILFEKNESKNVVSWNSIIEGYSGEGDLGKEVHCFALKTHLIEDTFVHCSIIDMYAKSGFIGMSKYVFDHIPVKDIAAWTAMITGYAVHGLGMEVIKLFLEMQKSGFTPTSLTYVSILMACNHAGLIEEGRQFGARCSVHVWFIYGDWDSVRQLRQKMKELGLQKEIGCSQIEIGGKSYNFAVGDMLSKPCTDKAEAYSLFCNLASVLIANGVCFLSSEDVLELKFSLEFQFLKTMSDMKLEFQGSVLSSVHCMLFYVKLRFVERKEKFQEWN from the exons ATGGTTATTATGCTGCCATTATGTGCAGCAAAAGAGGAagtggggttgggaaagattattcATGGTTTAACTGAAAAGCTAGAACTGGCGAACGAGTTAACATTGACTAATTCTTTAGTGGATATGTATTGCAAAGTTGGGTACTTTGCTGATGCCCCAATTCTGTTTGAGAAAAATGAGAGCAAAAATGTGGTCTCTTGGAATTCCATTATCGAGGGTTATTCAGGAGAAGGAGAT CTGGGGAAAGAAGTTCACTGCTTTGCACTAAAAACTCACCTTATAGAGGATACTTTTGTTCATTGCTCAATCATAGACATGTATGCTAAATCTGGATTCATAGGGATGTCCAAGTATGTCTTTGACCATATTCCGGTCAAAGATATAGCAGCATGGACAGCTATGATTACAGGATATGCAGTTCATGGACTTGGAATGGAGGTCATCAAGCTATTTCTGGAAATGCAAAAATCGGGCTTCACGCCTACGAGCTTGACATATGTCTCTATTTTAATGGCATGTAACCATGCCGGGCTCATTGAAGAAGGTCGACAATTTGGAGCTCGTTGCTCAGTTCATGTATGGTTCAT ATATGGGGACTGGGATTCTGTTAGACAATTGAGGCAAAAGATGAAGGAGTTGGGCTTGCAAAAAGAAATTGGCTGCAGTCAGATTGAAATAGGAGGTAAAAGCTATAACTTCGCTGTTGGTGATATGCTTTCCAAGCC ATGTACAGATAAGGCAGAAGCATATTCCTTATTCTGTAATTTGGCTTCTGTTTTAATAGCAAATGGTGTTTGCTTCTTAAGTTCAGAAGATGTTTTGGAACTTAAGTTCAGCTTGGAATTTCAGTTCTTAAAAACGATGAGCGACATGAAGCTGGAATTCCAAGGGTCAGTTCTGTCATCTGTG CATTGTATGTTGTTCTATGTAAAACTTCGTTTTGTTGAGCGTAAAGAGAAGTTCCAAGAGTGGAATTAA
- the LOC107819018 gene encoding folate-binding protein 1 isoform X1, whose translation MELKWRFSLMLLLTTSVYLQLPYVSGKDNGVCISPGGRFPRFSNEGKPPKKVKKGPRDLNLCRIFRGKTCCDVTQTHPALLSIRKLASTGEASQECLHLWEMLECSICDPRVGVQAGPPVLCTSFCNKVYQACSNAYFSMDAKTQVLAPCGVSDFVCGRASQWISNGTELCRVAGFSVKSLSDDPEEVSCYGGKSSVDFIADSWRASQSKVQEKTDSSGFIEDFKQWVEDMTFKERISWAVGGMVLTAGLLFTSQRKSHRQRQKLAALQRTARRLGGNVNPRSPTSQGSEKGS comes from the exons ATGGAATTGAAATGGCGTTTCTCGTTGATGCTGCTGCTCACAACCTCCGTTTACCTTCAACTACCGTACGTCTCAG GTAAAGATAATGGAGTTTGCATTTCACCTGGTGGTCGCTTTCCTCGATTTTCAAATGAAGGAAAACCtccaaaaaaagtgaaaaagggcCCAAGAGATTTGAACCTCTGCAGGATATTTCGCGGAAAAACTTGCTGCGATGTAACGCAGACGCATCCTGCTTTGCTATCCATTAGGAAGCTTGCTTCAACTGGAGAGGCAAGTCAAGAGTGCTTGCACTTATGGGAAATGTTAGAATGTTCAATCTGTGATCCACGTGTTGGTGTGCAGGCGGGACCCCCTGTTTTATGCACCTCTTTCTGTAACAAAGTATACCAAGCTTGCTCCAACGCGTACTTCTCCATGGATGCTAAGACACAG GTTCTAGCACCCTGTGGTGTAAGCGACTTTGTTTGTGGTAGAGCATCCCAATGGATCTCTAATGGGACAGAGCTCTGCCGCGTTGCAGGTTTTTCTGTGAAGTCTTTGTCTGATGATCCAGAAGAAGTTTCTTGCTATGGTGGAAAATCTAGTGTGGATTTTATTGCTGATTCATGGAGGGCTTCACAATCCAAGGTGCAAGAAAAAACGGACAGTTCTGGATTCATTGAAGATTTCAAACAATGGGTGGAGGACATGACATTTAAAGAGAGAATATCTTGGGCAGTAGGAGGCATGGTTCTTACAGCAGGACTTCTATTTACCAG TCAAAGGAAAAGCCATAGGCAACGCCAGAAACTAGCAGCCCTCCAACGCACGGCCAGGAGATTGGGAGGAAATGTGAATCCGAGATCTCCTACAAGTCAAGGGAGCGAAAAGGGTAGTTAA